In bacterium, one DNA window encodes the following:
- a CDS encoding S8 family serine peptidase — MIALHLPLHPRARRAARFVLAATALFALAATPAYADIAIVRGHEADANTVLVAFDGDAGGADIALGIAGAGFRIRHVSTVAGRRLAPEVLTQKSFALANVHHALVEIDGDIEAAIARLSALAPIRAAEPNFLHRPLLTPNDEHYVEYQGNFRQINVERAWDYGRGEGVVVSVIDTGYRTEGMFDGATHLLAGYDFWGDDEDATDYSGHGTHVANTVAEATNNGVGMAGIAFEATILPVKVFPDSAPSDAFYAKDSDVIDGILYSSDEGAHVINMSLGGGGASGLFQSAITQVFEDGVVVIAASGNTGRAPVEYPAAYDNVLSVGASRRHDPGASPGRAFFSSFGDDLDVIAPGSYIFQQTFDEDSLQIAYYGLSGTSMASPHAAGVAALMISVAGHDPELVVETMIDTAFSPGGGFSPYLGFGEIDAYAAVRAYMDAYIDESAPPEDDDDDDTDDDADDDAQNEECEQLAGMIYDQCAYALDGADDILAAETACEEGDGDWECVAECADHPNVTDCASFATCLDDRCGVKIAPADADTGGGDDDDDDGGSCGC; from the coding sequence TTGATCGCCCTCCACTTGCCGCTTCATCCTCGCGCTCGCCGTGCGGCGCGTTTCGTTCTTGCCGCGACCGCGCTTTTCGCGCTCGCCGCCACGCCCGCATACGCGGACATCGCCATCGTTCGCGGCCACGAGGCCGACGCGAACACGGTGCTTGTCGCCTTTGACGGCGACGCCGGCGGCGCGGACATCGCCCTGGGCATCGCGGGGGCGGGATTCCGGATCCGCCACGTCTCGACCGTCGCGGGGCGTCGCCTTGCCCCGGAAGTCCTGACGCAAAAATCCTTCGCGCTCGCAAACGTGCATCACGCGCTCGTGGAGATCGACGGCGACATCGAGGCCGCCATCGCGCGACTTTCGGCGCTTGCGCCGATTCGCGCGGCGGAGCCGAACTTTCTGCACCGCCCGCTGCTGACGCCGAACGACGAGCATTACGTCGAATATCAGGGCAACTTCCGGCAGATCAACGTCGAGCGCGCATGGGACTACGGCCGCGGCGAAGGCGTCGTCGTTTCGGTCATCGACACCGGCTACCGCACCGAGGGCATGTTCGACGGCGCGACGCACCTGCTTGCCGGTTACGATTTCTGGGGCGACGACGAGGACGCGACGGATTATTCCGGCCACGGGACGCACGTCGCCAACACGGTCGCCGAGGCGACAAACAACGGCGTGGGCATGGCGGGCATCGCGTTCGAGGCGACGATCCTGCCGGTGAAGGTCTTCCCGGACAGCGCGCCGTCGGATGCGTTTTACGCGAAGGACAGCGACGTCATCGACGGCATCCTCTACTCGTCCGACGAGGGCGCGCACGTCATCAACATGAGCCTCGGCGGCGGCGGCGCGAGCGGGCTTTTCCAGAGCGCGATCACGCAGGTCTTCGAGGACGGCGTTGTCGTCATCGCGGCGTCCGGCAACACCGGGCGCGCGCCGGTGGAATATCCCGCCGCGTACGACAACGTGCTCTCGGTCGGCGCAAGCCGCCGGCACGATCCCGGCGCAAGCCCCGGCCGCGCGTTCTTCTCGTCCTTCGGCGACGATCTCGATGTCATCGCGCCGGGCAGCTACATCTTCCAGCAGACGTTCGACGAGGACTCGTTGCAGATCGCGTATTATGGCCTGTCCGGAACGAGCATGGCTTCGCCGCACGCGGCCGGCGTCGCCGCGCTCATGATCTCCGTCGCCGGGCACGATCCGGAGCTCGTCGTGGAGACGATGATCGACACCGCGTTTTCGCCCGGCGGGGGATTCTCGCCTTATCTCGGTTTCGGCGAAATCGACGCCTATGCCGCGGTGCGCGCGTACATGGACGCGTACATCGACGAGAGCGCGCCGCCGGAGGACGACGACGACGACGACACGGACGACGACGCCGACGATGACGCGCAAAACGAGGAATGCGAACAGCTCGCCGGCATGATCTACGACCAGTGTGCGTACGCGCTCGACGGCGCGGACGATATCCTCGCGGCGGAAACCGCCTGCGAGGAGGGCGACGGCGACTGGGAATGCGTCGCCGAGTGCGCCGACCATCCGAACGTCACGGATTGCGCCTCGTTCGCCACGTGCCTTGATGACCGCTGCGGCGTCAAGATTGCTCCCGCGGACGCCGACACCGGCGGCGGCGACGATGATGACGATGACGGGGGAAGCTGCGGCTGCTGA